One window from the genome of Faecalibacterium sp. HTF-F encodes:
- a CDS encoding pentapeptide repeat-containing protein: MTERYCEGERFADLSFTEETFEDCDFTDCVFVDCSFTKCELNHTTLNECKFVRCEITGLRSTHSSVQSLDFEDCRLNEIEWAPLMSNGAFPDPIHTLKECSLKYNTFTEMNFNRFNFSDGNEIVGSMFAKCEMQLANFKGVELHETEFYQCDLRKADFRDATGYKVDILGSRLKDAKFSLPEAVNLLADLKIKLS; this comes from the coding sequence ATGACAGAGCGTTATTGTGAAGGTGAACGGTTTGCTGACCTGTCGTTCACCGAGGAGACTTTTGAGGACTGCGACTTTACCGACTGCGTGTTTGTGGATTGCTCCTTTACCAAATGCGAACTGAATCATACCACGCTGAACGAGTGCAAATTCGTGCGGTGTGAGATCACAGGTCTGCGCAGTACCCATTCCTCGGTGCAGTCGCTGGATTTTGAGGACTGCCGCCTGAATGAAATCGAGTGGGCACCGCTGATGTCCAACGGTGCCTTCCCAGACCCCATTCACACGCTGAAAGAGTGCAGTCTGAAATATAACACCTTCACCGAAATGAACTTTAACCGTTTCAACTTTTCAGACGGAAACGAGATCGTCGGCTCTATGTTTGCCAAATGCGAGATGCAGCTGGCGAATTTCAAGGGAGTGGAACTTCACGAAACGGAGTTCTACCAGTGTGATCTGCGCAAGGCGGATTTCCGGGATGCTACAGGCTATAAGGTGGACATTCTGGGCAGCCGCCTGAAGGATGCGAAATTTTCCCTGCCGGAAGCGGTGAATCTGCTGGCAGATTTGAAGATCAAGCTGTCGTAA
- a CDS encoding low molecular weight protein-tyrosine-phosphatase has translation MTKVLFICHGNICRSPMAEFVMRDLVEKAGLSDQFEIASAATSTEEIGNPVYPPAQRKLAEHGISCEGKTARQMTRRDYETYDYLIAMDHNNLRNMARFVGGDPEHKVSLLMDHTRRPGDVADPWYTGDFEATWQDVLEGCTALLEELR, from the coding sequence ATGACGAAAGTGCTTTTCATCTGCCATGGCAACATTTGCCGCAGCCCCATGGCGGAATTTGTGATGAGGGACTTAGTGGAAAAGGCCGGGCTTTCCGACCAGTTTGAAATCGCATCCGCCGCCACCAGCACCGAGGAAATCGGCAACCCGGTCTATCCGCCCGCCCAGCGGAAGCTGGCCGAGCACGGCATCTCCTGCGAGGGTAAAACCGCCCGGCAGATGACCCGGAGGGATTACGAAACCTACGATTACCTGATCGCCATGGATCACAACAACCTGCGCAATATGGCGCGCTTTGTGGGCGGCGACCCGGAGCATAAAGTGTCTCTGCTGATGGATCATACCCGTCGCCCCGGCGATGTGGCCGACCCATGGTATACCGGGGACTTTGAAGCTACCTGGCAGGATGTGCTGGAAGGCTGCACGGCCTTGTTGGAAGAACTGCGCTGA
- a CDS encoding HAD-IIB family hydrolase, translating to MSIKLICSDIDGTLLQYGKKELEDEIFEQIRELHRRGILFCPASGRQYTSLRKLFAPVADCCVFLCENGGVIYKDEQCIAKNPMPRALAEEIANDLWTRSDGQGEVMLSGQNTAYLMERGLGMLKRIQFIGNNYQIIHAPSEVPEEITKVSVYLHEGVESYTERFVPRWKEANCAVAGPYWIDTTFANKGIGVRSICKTLDIALADVMAFGDNYNDVSMLDIVGVPYIMDGAAAPLREKYPNHTPRPEDVLREFLKQN from the coding sequence ATGTCAATCAAACTGATTTGCAGCGACATTGACGGTACGCTGCTGCAATACGGCAAAAAGGAACTGGAAGACGAGATCTTTGAGCAGATACGGGAGCTGCATCGGCGCGGTATTTTGTTCTGCCCGGCATCCGGCCGGCAGTATACCAGCCTGCGCAAGCTCTTTGCACCGGTGGCAGACTGCTGTGTGTTTCTTTGTGAGAACGGCGGCGTGATCTATAAAGACGAACAGTGCATCGCCAAGAACCCGATGCCCCGTGCACTGGCCGAAGAAATCGCCAACGACCTGTGGACCCGCAGCGACGGGCAGGGCGAAGTGATGCTCTCCGGTCAGAATACTGCATACCTGATGGAGCGGGGTCTGGGAATGCTCAAGCGTATTCAGTTCATCGGGAACAACTATCAGATCATTCATGCCCCGTCTGAGGTGCCGGAGGAGATCACAAAAGTATCGGTGTATCTGCACGAAGGCGTAGAATCTTACACGGAACGGTTTGTCCCACGATGGAAAGAGGCGAACTGCGCTGTGGCAGGGCCGTACTGGATCGACACCACCTTTGCCAACAAGGGCATCGGTGTGCGCAGCATCTGCAAGACTCTGGACATCGCCCTTGCCGATGTGATGGCTTTTGGCGACAATTATAACGATGTGTCGATGCTGGACATTGTGGGTGTGCCCTACATTATGGATGGTGCCGCCGCACCGCTGCGGGAAAAGTACCCGAACCATACACCCCGCCCAGAGGATGTGCTGCGGGAGTTCTTGAAGCAGAACTGA
- a CDS encoding DUF523 domain-containing protein — MKILVSACLLGENCKYSGGNNYNQAVCDFARGHQVVPVCPEVLGGLPTPRCPAEIVQGVVTNKEGINVDREFRAGAAKALAIAKENGVELAILQSRSPSCGVKEIYDGMFSGTKISGQGVFAKMLMDEGVRVLDAGELPKIILKNEDGKCQSN, encoded by the coding sequence ATGAAGATTCTGGTCAGCGCCTGCCTGCTGGGCGAAAACTGCAAATACAGCGGCGGAAACAATTACAATCAGGCGGTCTGTGATTTTGCGCGGGGGCATCAGGTGGTTCCGGTCTGTCCGGAGGTTTTGGGCGGCCTGCCCACACCGCGGTGCCCGGCGGAAATCGTGCAGGGCGTTGTCACGAACAAAGAGGGCATCAATGTGGACCGGGAGTTCCGGGCAGGTGCAGCGAAAGCCCTTGCCATTGCAAAAGAAAATGGGGTGGAGCTTGCCATCCTGCAATCCCGCAGCCCCAGCTGCGGCGTGAAGGAAATTTACGACGGAATGTTTTCCGGTACAAAAATCTCCGGACAGGGCGTTTTTGCGAAAATGCTGATGGACGAAGGCGTCCGTGTTCTGGATGCCGGGGAATTGCCTAAAATTATCTTGAAAAATGAGGACGGAAAATGTCAATCAAACTGA
- a CDS encoding multidrug transporter: MDWSKANWKLFCACIGEWQETYIKRLNEQYIEILSGDGLASDKFWKLNQRIQEDKKNLGVKMSLRKPDIALTLVNLLNENVISLDDLNGFSKELQENVKQLKIRLVE, encoded by the coding sequence ATGGACTGGTCGAAGGCAAATTGGAAGCTGTTTTGTGCGTGCATCGGGGAATGGCAGGAAACATATATCAAACGCTTGAATGAGCAATATATCGAAATTTTAAGCGGAGACGGTTTGGCTTCGGATAAATTCTGGAAGTTGAATCAGCGCATCCAAGAGGATAAGAAGAATCTTGGTGTAAAAATGTCGCTTCGTAAGCCGGATATCGCACTGACGCTTGTCAATCTGTTGAATGAGAATGTTATCTCATTGGATGACCTGAACGGGTTCAGCAAAGAATTGCAAGAAAACGTAAAGCAATTGAAGATAAGACTTGTTGAATGA
- a CDS encoding helix-turn-helix domain-containing protein yields MQKNSADVSAICGKRRGITQEQLSIMLNVSANHLAKVETGSRCCSIELLQDFSSCLNVRTDYLLNGDAPHNNHLRERLTFLAQELEKITADLPVWG; encoded by the coding sequence ATGCAAAAGAATTCGGCGGACGTATCCGCGATTTGCGGAAAAAGAAGGGGGATTACACAGGAACAGTTGAGTATAATGCTGAACGTTAGTGCGAACCATCTTGCAAAAGTTGAAACGGGAAGCCGCTGCTGCTCGATTGAGTTGCTGCAGGATTTTTCGTCCTGCCTGAATGTCAGAACGGACTATCTGCTGAACGGAGATGCACCGCATAACAACCATCTGAGGGAAAGACTGACGTTTCTTGCACAGGAATTAGAAAAGATTACGGCGGACCTCCCGGTATGGGGATAG
- a CDS encoding helix-turn-helix domain-containing protein translates to MSYDKVQVGNRIRGSRLEKGWTQERLAAEAEISVQQLRALEKGQRNLGVDHLGRLSDAMGVSSDFLLKGCSENSTLVCKMLDDLKKKLQPSK, encoded by the coding sequence ATGAGTTATGACAAAGTGCAAGTCGGCAACAGAATCCGCGGAAGCCGCCTCGAAAAAGGCTGGACGCAGGAACGGCTTGCAGCAGAAGCTGAAATTTCAGTGCAGCAGCTTCGTGCATTGGAAAAAGGACAGCGCAATCTGGGAGTAGACCACTTGGGACGCCTGTCGGATGCAATGGGAGTCAGCAGCGATTTCCTGCTGAAAGGTTGTTCTGAAAACAGTACATTGGTTTGCAAGATGCTGGATGACCTCAAGAAAAAATTGCAGCCGTCAAAGTAA
- a CDS encoding desulfoferrodoxin family protein, with protein sequence MKAKFYICNHCGNLVTTIHNAGVPLVCCGEKMKELVPNTVEASGEKHLPVAELSGSRLTVTVGAVEHPMADVHYIQWIFVETENGGQIRYLNPGQAPSTVFELGSEKPVAVYAYCNLHGLWMTKL encoded by the coding sequence ATGAAGGCAAAGTTTTACATCTGCAATCACTGTGGCAACCTCGTCACTACCATCCATAACGCAGGCGTTCCACTGGTCTGCTGCGGGGAGAAAATGAAAGAGCTGGTTCCCAATACGGTGGAAGCCAGCGGCGAGAAGCATCTGCCGGTGGCAGAGCTTTCCGGCAGTCGTCTCACGGTCACAGTGGGCGCGGTGGAGCACCCCATGGCGGATGTTCACTATATTCAGTGGATTTTTGTGGAGACTGAGAACGGCGGGCAGATCCGCTATCTGAATCCGGGGCAGGCTCCCAGCACTGTTTTTGAACTGGGCAGTGAAAAGCCGGTGGCCGTTTACGCATACTGCAATCTGCATGGGCTCTGGATGACGAAACTCTGA
- a CDS encoding MerR family transcriptional regulator, with translation MMTVNEVSKRTGVSIRTLQYYDKIGLLRAAGRTEAGYRLYDDAALERLQQILLFRELEFPLKDIQKIVENPAFDRQKALEQQITLLTLKKQHLEDLIGLAQKIRSTGGMVMDFTAFDTRKIKKYTEQAKKEWGETPEYKEFEEKTAHKTEKEVKDMSSQLMDIVAAFGGMQSKDPADSEVQAQVKKLQEFITEHYYNCSKVILNQLGQMYGAGGAFTENINAAGGAGAAEFAQKAIEIYCK, from the coding sequence ATGATGACAGTGAACGAAGTGAGCAAGCGGACCGGAGTGAGCATCCGGACCCTGCAATATTACGATAAAATCGGTCTGCTGCGCGCGGCGGGCCGTACCGAAGCAGGCTATCGGCTGTATGACGATGCCGCGCTGGAACGTTTGCAGCAGATCTTATTGTTCCGGGAACTGGAATTTCCGCTGAAGGACATCCAGAAAATCGTGGAGAATCCTGCTTTTGACCGGCAGAAAGCACTGGAACAGCAGATCACACTTCTGACATTGAAAAAGCAGCATCTTGAAGATCTGATCGGCCTTGCGCAGAAAATTCGATCCACAGGAGGAATGGTTATGGACTTTACCGCATTTGATACGCGGAAGATCAAGAAGTATACCGAGCAGGCCAAAAAGGAATGGGGCGAAACGCCGGAATACAAAGAGTTTGAGGAAAAAACTGCCCATAAGACCGAGAAAGAGGTCAAGGACATGAGCAGTCAACTGATGGACATCGTGGCGGCATTCGGCGGGATGCAGAGCAAAGACCCGGCGGACTCTGAAGTGCAGGCACAGGTGAAGAAGCTGCAGGAGTTTATCACAGAGCACTACTATAACTGTTCCAAGGTAATCCTGAATCAGCTGGGGCAGATGTATGGGGCAGGCGGAGCATTTACGGAAAACATCAATGCTGCCGGCGGTGCCGGTGCCGCAGAATTTGCGCAGAAAGCCATTGAGATTTATTGCAAGTGA
- the sfsA gene encoding DNA/RNA nuclease SfsA, with the protein MKYREIADGIFVDRPNRFIAHVGVNGAVETVHVKNTGRCKELLLPGTAVRLEVSDNPKRKTKYDLVAVHKQGLGWVNMDSQAPNKVVGEWLAKQGCDYIKPEFTYGKSRIDFYMEKGEQKYLMEVKGCTLEVDGIGYFPDAPTERGVKHLHELAQAQQAGYRCAVAFVIQMEGITEVRPNVSTQPEFGTALAEAKAAGVRVLFLLCRVGRDSLEIAEQREG; encoded by the coding sequence TTGAAATACAGAGAAATCGCAGACGGCATTTTTGTTGACCGTCCCAACCGCTTTATTGCCCATGTGGGAGTGAATGGAGCAGTGGAAACCGTCCATGTCAAGAACACCGGGCGGTGCAAGGAACTGCTGCTGCCCGGTACGGCGGTTCGGCTGGAAGTGTCGGACAACCCGAAACGCAAAACAAAATATGACCTTGTGGCGGTACATAAGCAGGGGCTTGGTTGGGTCAACATGGACAGTCAGGCACCCAACAAGGTAGTAGGAGAGTGGCTTGCAAAACAGGGCTGCGACTATATCAAGCCGGAATTTACCTATGGGAAGTCCCGCATCGACTTTTATATGGAAAAGGGCGAGCAAAAGTATCTGATGGAAGTCAAGGGTTGCACACTGGAAGTGGACGGTATCGGCTACTTCCCGGATGCACCTACCGAGCGCGGCGTGAAGCACCTGCACGAGCTGGCGCAGGCACAGCAGGCAGGGTATCGGTGCGCAGTGGCTTTCGTGATTCAGATGGAAGGCATCACCGAGGTGCGGCCAAATGTCAGCACACAGCCGGAGTTTGGTACGGCACTGGCCGAAGCAAAGGCCGCAGGTGTGCGGGTGCTGTTTCTGCTCTGCCGTGTGGGGCGTGACAGCTTGGAAATCGCGGAGCAGAGGGAAGGCTGA
- a CDS encoding O-acetyl-ADP-ribose deacetylase — protein MISEKVKNQIQVVQGDITKLDCDGIVNAANRSLLGGGGVDGAIHRAAGPELLAECRTLHGCRTGEAKITKGYRLKAKYIIHTVGPIYSGTAEDAAQLADCYRNSLNLAKEHDVHSIAFPAISTGVYGYPLEDATEIAVKTVAQWLEDHADYAMQVIFCCFDARTERVYQARTLQQ, from the coding sequence ATGATTTCTGAAAAAGTAAAAAATCAGATTCAAGTGGTGCAGGGTGATATTACCAAACTGGACTGTGACGGCATCGTGAATGCGGCCAATCGCAGTCTGCTGGGTGGCGGCGGTGTGGATGGTGCCATCCACCGGGCAGCAGGGCCGGAACTGTTGGCGGAGTGCCGCACGCTGCACGGTTGCCGCACCGGAGAAGCAAAAATCACTAAGGGCTACCGGTTGAAAGCAAAGTATATCATTCATACAGTAGGGCCGATTTATTCCGGCACAGCAGAGGATGCCGCGCAGCTGGCGGACTGCTACCGCAATTCGCTGAACCTTGCCAAAGAGCATGATGTCCATAGCATTGCGTTCCCGGCAATTTCGACCGGCGTGTATGGCTACCCGCTGGAAGATGCCACGGAGATTGCAGTCAAAACAGTGGCACAGTGGCTGGAAGATCACGCGGATTACGCCATGCAGGTGATTTTCTGCTGCTTCGATGCCCGGACGGAGCGGGTGTATCAGGCAAGAACTCTGCAACAGTGA
- a CDS encoding isochorismatase family protein, which translates to MVLLVVDTQKGIVDERLYAFEKFVSNIRKLIRTAREQGIEVVYVQHDDGPGTGFSIGDDEFEVYSGFAPLLTEKRFVKTVCSAFKKESGLLEYLTEKGEKDVMVCGIMTDFCINATVEAGFEHGLHMIVPAYANSTQDNEYMTGEQSYHYYNEFLWPDRYADCVPMDKALELLKK; encoded by the coding sequence ATGGTTTTACTGGTTGTGGATACACAGAAAGGTATCGTGGATGAACGCCTGTATGCGTTTGAAAAGTTTGTCAGCAACATCAGGAAACTGATCCGGACTGCCCGCGAACAGGGAATCGAGGTCGTCTATGTCCAGCATGACGATGGGCCCGGTACAGGCTTTTCCATCGGAGACGATGAATTTGAGGTCTATTCCGGGTTTGCGCCGCTGCTGACTGAAAAACGGTTCGTCAAAACCGTATGCAGCGCGTTCAAAAAAGAAAGCGGTCTGCTGGAATATCTGACGGAAAAGGGCGAAAAAGATGTGATGGTCTGCGGTATCATGACGGACTTCTGCATCAATGCAACGGTGGAGGCGGGCTTTGAGCATGGCCTGCACATGATCGTTCCTGCCTATGCAAATTCCACGCAGGACAACGAGTATATGACAGGGGAGCAGAGCTACCACTATTACAATGAATTCCTCTGGCCGGACCGCTATGCCGATTGTGTGCCCATGGACAAGGCGCTGGAGCTGCTCAAAAAGTGA
- a CDS encoding YczE/YyaS/YitT family protein, with amino-acid sequence MNGTALRKPTARRVVGMVAGIVIIALGIALFKQSHLGNDSISALNMRLAELLGISLGTQNLCTNILFFLLEFWFGRKYIGLGTFVNGICIGYIVTAFYDPIHAHFGDAPSLAVQLAWVIAAVLVTALGASLYQTADLGIAPYDYLSLGLRDYTPCPYFGCRIFTDALSALLCWLLGGLVGLGTLICAFCLGPFIQFFDRTFSQKVLQYKPNN; translated from the coding sequence ATGAACGGCACCGCATTGCGCAAACCGACTGCCCGGCGGGTGGTGGGCATGGTGGCGGGCATCGTCATCATCGCCCTTGGCATTGCGCTTTTCAAGCAGTCCCACCTCGGCAACGACTCCATCAGCGCCCTGAACATGCGGCTGGCGGAGCTGCTCGGCATCTCGCTGGGCACCCAGAACCTGTGCACGAACATCCTGTTTTTCCTGCTGGAATTCTGGTTCGGGCGCAAGTACATCGGCCTTGGCACCTTCGTCAACGGCATCTGCATCGGGTACATCGTCACGGCGTTCTATGACCCCATTCACGCCCACTTCGGCGACGCGCCGTCGCTGGCGGTGCAGTTGGCGTGGGTCATCGCGGCGGTGCTGGTTACGGCGCTGGGCGCTTCGCTCTACCAGACCGCCGACCTCGGCATCGCGCCCTACGATTACCTTTCCCTCGGTCTGCGGGACTACACACCCTGCCCGTACTTCGGGTGCCGCATCTTCACCGATGCGCTCAGCGCCCTGCTGTGCTGGCTGCTGGGTGGCCTTGTGGGCCTTGGCACCTTGATCTGTGCGTTCTGCCTTGGGCCCTTCATCCAGTTCTTCGATCGGACGTTCTCCCAGAAGGTGCTGCAATACAAACCGAACAATTGA
- a CDS encoding replication initiator protein A → MFDYFYGQSGEMFSYFRVPKILFRDIKFKDLSTDAKTLYGILLDRMGLSVKNGWLDEQGRVYIIFPVQEVMDALGCADNKATKLFRELEKFGLIERKRRGLGKPNLIYVKNFADPRFRNREKNGSGAADSAQQETAKSRGNKTEWNKTEGSEPDPFSSDAESEPNERTRLKAYFMQSLEVDLLLRACPDEEDTIHQIVNLLVDTCSSKRRMLRVAGDDKPAEVVRSRFMKLNRAFGSAYFLELGLSCQQLEQNIPALFTDPACGHGLRAKGFVQDENGWVELNATADGLTVNAIPKGQEVLIVIGEGLEKERIEVRLKG, encoded by the coding sequence ATGTTTGACTATTTCTATGGGCAGTCGGGCGAGATGTTCTCGTATTTCCGGGTGCCCAAAATTTTATTCCGGGACATAAAATTCAAGGACCTGTCCACCGATGCCAAAACGCTGTACGGCATCCTGTTGGACCGCATGGGGCTGTCGGTGAAAAACGGATGGCTGGATGAGCAGGGAAGGGTGTATATCATTTTTCCTGTGCAGGAAGTGATGGATGCACTGGGCTGCGCAGACAACAAGGCAACCAAACTGTTCCGGGAATTGGAAAAGTTTGGACTGATTGAGCGCAAACGGCGCGGGCTGGGAAAACCAAATCTGATTTACGTCAAAAACTTTGCAGACCCGCGTTTCCGGAATCGTGAAAAGAACGGTTCCGGTGCCGCGGATTCAGCGCAGCAGGAAACGGCAAAATCACGAGGAAATAAGACTGAGTGGAATAAAACCGAGGGGAGTGAACCTGATCCTTTCTCTTCCGACGCGGAAAGCGAACCGAATGAGCGCACACGGCTGAAAGCGTATTTTATGCAGTCGTTGGAGGTGGACTTGCTGCTCCGGGCCTGCCCGGATGAGGAGGACACCATCCATCAAATCGTGAATCTTCTGGTGGATACCTGTTCTTCGAAACGCAGAATGCTGCGGGTGGCAGGGGATGACAAGCCTGCGGAGGTCGTGCGCAGCCGATTCATGAAGCTGAATAGGGCCTTTGGTTCGGCCTACTTTTTGGAGCTGGGCCTCTCGTGCCAGCAGCTCGAACAGAATATCCCGGCCCTCTTCACCGACCCCGCGTGCGGCCATGGGCTGCGGGCGAAAGGCTTCGTACAGGACGAGAACGGCTGGGTGGAGCTGAACGCCACCGCCGACGGCCTGACGGTAAACGCTATCCCCAAGGGGCAGGAAGTGCTCATCGTGATCGGGGAGGGGCTGGAGAAAGAACGGATTGAGGTGAGATTAAAGGGATAA
- a CDS encoding recombinase family protein, translating into MAKTADTIAIYSRKSRYTGKGESIGNQIDLCREYIRTHYGDAAAEHAVVFEDEGFSGGNLNRPDFKKMMTAAKDRKFKAIVVYRLDRISRNISDFSSLIEELGRLGIDFVSIRESFDTSSPMGRAMMYIASVFSQLERETIAERIRDNMHELAKTGRWLGGTTPTGYASESVKSITVDGKTKKACKLKLLPDEAEIIYKIFDLYEQYDSLTMTETELLRQGIKTKTGRSFTRFSIKSILQNPVYLIADKDAYQYFVDNEAELFAPESDFDGVRGVLAYNRSDQEKGRATVYNPISEWIVSVGEHPGIISSNRWIRVQESLERNKSKSYHKSRGNEALLTGLLWCSCGSRMYPKVTGRKTADGQVVFPYMCKLKERSRRKLCSVPNANGNLLDAAICEQVKHLADHSSDFMKQLEKAKSAHAGNRSEFETKLSTLRKEQAETQRKINALIDSLADFSDSTAAVHLKKRIEELNGQDAALSSRIRELESLTDNGVLGGIEFDVMRQLLTVFHDNIDDMTVTQKRAAIRTVVRKVVWDGKVAHVVLFGSPEDEIDWTTFPVDPEEDENDPEGGGDGSDSPSGVRSGEDSKRAPDAVPAGAQDRRHYLSAGNAGI; encoded by the coding sequence ATGGCCAAAACTGCCGACACCATTGCCATCTATTCCCGCAAATCCCGCTACACCGGCAAGGGCGAAAGTATCGGAAATCAGATCGACCTCTGCCGCGAATATATCCGCACTCACTACGGCGATGCTGCCGCGGAACATGCCGTTGTCTTTGAGGACGAGGGCTTTTCCGGCGGCAACCTGAACCGCCCGGATTTCAAAAAGATGATGACTGCGGCCAAGGACCGGAAATTCAAGGCCATTGTGGTCTACCGTCTGGACCGCATCAGCCGCAACATCAGCGACTTTTCCAGCCTGATTGAAGAACTGGGACGGCTGGGCATCGACTTTGTGTCCATCCGTGAAAGTTTTGACACGTCCAGCCCCATGGGCCGCGCGATGATGTACATCGCATCGGTGTTCAGTCAGCTGGAACGTGAGACCATCGCGGAGCGCATCCGGGACAACATGCACGAATTGGCAAAGACCGGGCGCTGGCTGGGCGGCACCACCCCCACGGGCTATGCTTCCGAGAGCGTCAAGAGCATCACGGTGGACGGCAAGACCAAAAAGGCCTGTAAGCTCAAGCTGCTGCCGGACGAAGCCGAGATCATCTACAAAATTTTCGACCTCTACGAGCAGTATGATTCCCTGACCATGACCGAGACCGAGCTGCTGCGGCAGGGCATCAAAACAAAAACCGGGCGTTCGTTCACCCGGTTTTCCATCAAGTCGATTTTGCAGAATCCTGTCTACCTGATTGCAGACAAGGATGCCTATCAGTATTTTGTGGACAATGAGGCAGAGCTGTTCGCCCCGGAGTCCGATTTCGACGGTGTGCGCGGCGTGCTGGCCTACAACCGCAGCGACCAGGAAAAAGGCCGTGCTACGGTCTACAATCCCATCAGCGAATGGATCGTTTCGGTGGGCGAGCATCCCGGCATCATCTCCTCGAACCGGTGGATTCGGGTGCAGGAGTCGCTGGAACGGAACAAATCCAAATCCTACCACAAGTCCCGCGGCAACGAAGCTCTGCTCACCGGTCTGCTGTGGTGCTCCTGCGGCAGCCGGATGTACCCGAAGGTCACCGGGCGCAAAACTGCCGACGGGCAGGTGGTCTTTCCCTATATGTGCAAACTGAAGGAGCGCAGCCGCCGGAAGCTTTGCAGCGTCCCCAATGCCAACGGCAATCTGTTGGATGCTGCCATCTGTGAACAGGTCAAGCACCTTGCCGACCATTCCAGCGACTTTATGAAGCAGTTGGAAAAGGCAAAGTCCGCCCACGCAGGCAACCGCTCCGAGTTTGAGACCAAGCTTTCCACCCTGCGCAAAGAGCAGGCCGAGACGCAGCGGAAGATCAATGCACTGATCGATTCGCTGGCTGACTTCAGCGACAGCACCGCTGCTGTCCACCTGAAAAAACGCATCGAGGAACTGAACGGTCAGGATGCCGCCCTGAGTTCCCGCATCCGGGAATTGGAGAGCCTCACCGACAACGGTGTTCTGGGCGGCATCGAGTTTGACGTGATGCGGCAGCTGCTGACCGTGTTCCACGACAACATCGACGATATGACCGTGACCCAGAAGCGTGCTGCCATCCGCACGGTGGTGCGCAAGGTAGTGTGGGACGGCAAAGTGGCTCATGTGGTGCTCTTCGGTTCACCGGAGGATGAGATCGACTGGACCACCTTCCCGGTAGACCCGGAAGAGGACGAGAATGACCCCGAGGGCGGTGGAGATGGTTCCGATTCTCCATCCGGCGTTCGCTCGGGTGAGGATAGCAAACGAGCTCCGGATGCAGTTCCGGCGGGAGCGCAAGACCGGCGGCACTATCTCTCTGCAGGAAACGCTGGAATCTGA
- a CDS encoding sigma factor-like helix-turn-helix DNA-binding protein has protein sequence MQFRRERKTGGTISLQETLESDEASSLTLADVLQDSFCMEETCEKQDEIRQARLLLDGLPARERQIILLRYGLAGQPPLTQLEVAGLLNISRSYV, from the coding sequence ATGCAGTTCCGGCGGGAGCGCAAGACCGGCGGCACTATCTCTCTGCAGGAAACGCTGGAATCTGATGAGGCTTCCTCTTTGACTCTGGCCGATGTTCTGCAGGACAGCTTCTGCATGGAGGAGACCTGCGAAAAGCAGGACGAGATCCGCCAGGCCAGACTGCTTCTGGACGGTCTGCCCGCCCGGGAACGGCAGATCATCCTGCTGCGGTATGGCCTTGCCGGCCAGCCGCCGCTGACCCAGCTGGAGGTGGCCGGGCTTCTGAACATCAGCCGGAGCTATGTATAG